The following DNA comes from Erigeron canadensis isolate Cc75 chromosome 3, C_canadensis_v1, whole genome shotgun sequence.
TATTCACAAAAAAATTAACCTGAGAAatctaaaagaaatgaaattcaTTGTTTGCTAGATTAAAAATAGAGAAATGAAAATTgagttttaatttcaaaaatacaatCAATTTAACATCTCAGGAGTAAATAAATCCTCTGTACACTCAACATTCTGCAAGAACTAAACAATAGAACTACTACTACAATTTGACCATACTTTGCTAGATGAAATCATAGCTTCTTTCTGTGTATAAATTTGTGCAACACCTATAACTCACATTACTACTCAAACAAAACTAGTAAATCATGCCAAACATTATAACAAATAAGATATGGTGAAAGTGTAAGAAATGTATAACTTTAAACATAATACATTCATACGCTTTCACATGTAAGTGACAAACTGTAGCTACATGCCTACATGTTCCGGTAACGTTTTATTGCTTCCTCCAAAATGATGCCCAGTAAATCGTCTATCTCGCCCTAAACCACCTTCAAGAGATCAATCTCGTTTTGACTTTGAGCTTTTCCATTTAAACATCTATTAActtttcatcttcatcaacaaTATCCAAGtagttccttttttttcttacatGAATCAAATTTGCAATGCCTGTATACAACAATGATTTACGCAGTAGAAGAATCCACAACCTATTACTTTTTCTCAATTGAATACTTGGTAAACAACTCATCTTGTTAGATTATAAAATCTAATTCAAATAAGTACAACAATTTATGCCACACAATTACCTCTTTAGATAACAactaaatggaaaaaaaaaaaaaaaagagtatagCAATtcattaaatttctttttatacaGAAtagaaaacatatacatatcataATCTCTTTCGCATTTGAAAAATCCATTTGGTATTTCAACTATGTCCCCCACATGTTTActtacaaatattattaaacaTACATCTCTTTCTATATAGTAGTTAAGAAAATcccatattatatataggggttgagtattgtaaaacaagtattaaagtaaaataaataagacaagatcttgatccttagatcatggttatattgatgcacgaagattcacaaaccaattgatgtacgatgattttcatgatgcacggtgattatcaccgAATAAAAACCtattgatttatttgttttactttaatagttattttattttacctaaaacctatatatatatatatacacacacagaaTAAAAGTGAAGGGAGAAAGGAGAAGATGAAATGGCTCACTTTACCAGCGAATAGATGCCGAAGAGATGGAGTTGTCATCGTCGGAGAAAATTGACTTGTCAGAGGGTCACCTGAATTGGGGGTTAGGGTTTCAAGTTGTATGTGTAGATTTTGTATGAAATGTGATTTGCACgtgatatgaaaataaataacCGCTATTCTTTAACTTTACTAATTTCTCCACCAAAAGGACACGGAGAAATGGTTAGTTAAAAACCCAATTCTTCCAAAATAGCATGGAAATGAAAATGTAAAGAAGAGGATTTCTCAGGAAATCAATTTCTCCGTGTTTTGTATTTCATTTCCCTACCAAACAAAGAAATATATTCATTTCCATTTTTTTGGCCTTAACTCCTCCTACGAAACATACCCTCAATAACCTCAAGATTTTTCAATTGTGAAATGCTCTCTGGAAGATTCTTTAACCTATCATCTATCCCTATGACTTTTAACAGTTCCAAACTTTGTAAACGTCTAAACTCATCAGGCAGTTTCTCAAGCTTAAAGCACCAGGAGAGATCCAATCTTTTCAAACGAGTCATGTTACAGATGCATTCAGGAATATTCTCTAAGGATCTACAATATGCAAGGCTTAACTCCTCTAAGCACTCCAATCTATCCAGATCCTCAGGTAACTGATCTAGGTTTCTACAATCCGAAAGGTCACGTACTCTCAGATGATGCTTCAACATATAAATGCTATCATCTGGAAGACACATCATGCTTCCAGACACCAAACGCATCATGCTTCCACACATCATGCAATTGAAGTTCTCTTAAAAATTCGCATCCATAGAGCTCCAGCTCGTCAAGATTAGACATTCGTTGGAAATGGTGAGTTTTTCTAAGGCTTTACATCCGTATACGTCTAGCTTCTTGAGATGCGAACATTCATCAGAAATGTTGACTTCTACCAACTTAAAACATTCACGAAGAAGTAATTCTTCAAGATTTGGAGTCATCCCTGCAGAGTCATAGGTTTTTAGTTTAGAACCACGAAGGTCAAGGAACCTGAGTTTGGGAAGAACCTATCAAGAAGgaacagaaaaaaaaagattaatataaataaataagatatatatatatatagcaccaTACAGATCAGATTAAACAAATTAAGGAGTATTCTACCTTTTTTTCTCCCCCTTTCCAGAGTTGATGGATATGGCTCTGGGGCATTTCCATCCCAACAAGGTTATCTCCTAGAAATGTATTAGGTAAATACCTACAAGGGTATCTATGCCAATGTAGAAATTGTAAACTATTTGGAAGATGGTATTTGGAAGTAAAATATTCAGATACCCGCCTGCTATAAGATTGAAATGGTGTGTTACAATATGGCCACTCCACGTGAAGAAAACATAGTCCACTCATCTTTCTAAGACTATTCAAAACTTTAGCGGGAGGGAGTCTCGAATAAGACAATTTTATACCTCTTATTGCTTCGGTACCctcttatataaaaagaaaactgacattaaaagtttattataacagatctatacttatatattacgagtataaaacaaaactccttttaagtttcaaaattaaacttaaatttcaatattgattttaagtttcaacaattcatcaaaactacattacatcaataacctacactattcgccactgccaccaccatcacccgtGCTCACcaccgccgtcaccaccacccgtcCTCACCACCGCCAGCGCCACCGCCGCCACCTCTGCGCATCACCACAACCCGTCACCGTCATCAGCGCTTTCATtacaccgccgcatcgcgcgcaCATAACTCTAGTTAAACATGGTACGTATCTCCCATATTACAAAATAAGCTTGAATCTTACCATgtcttcttttattatattttcaatCTCATCTTTAATCCATTGTAGCTTACGTTGCTCAGGCTCAGGATGCATACTACGAACAATATGCATTCCCATTTCTTCTATATGATCATGCATGTCCAACACCTTCTTATCATAAGGATGATAATTATAAGGATCATCACGGAGAGTAATTAAGGATTTCTGCTCGAGAACTCCTATACCAAATTCAGCATGAAATCCTAAACTTTCTAGTATTCTGATAGCTCTCTTCTTCCTCCGGCCTTTCAATAGGCAAGCAACATGTAGGAATATCTCTTTCAGATCCTTCTCTAGAGCATCATAGCTTATTTTCAATTTATTCAAGGTATCATCCCATGGAATTGTTTCTAGTCTTTTGATGGCATCTTCCCATTCATTCGTAGGACGAGCACGGAGAGATGAACTTAAAGTTTCGATGGTTAAAGGAAGACCAGCAGCATAGCGTATAACTGCTTTAGATAGCTCTTCATAACCCTGAGCTGGACACTCTGTATTAAAAGCATACCTACTAAGGAGACGAATTGCATCCTCATCTGATAACGTACTAACATCATGAATATTGTGACTCTCAACTCCATGGGCTACCAATACTTGTCTATCTCTTGATGTAATGATGATTCTACTTCCTGGCCTAAACCAACTTGGTTCTGCTAACGCCTTAAGTTGCCTTACATCATTCACATCATCTAGAACTACAAGAACATTTATGCTAGGCATCCTCCTTTTCATCAAAATACGCCCCTCAACATCACTTGGCACGTCAATGCTTTGATCGCAAAACACAGAAGTAAGGACCTGTTTTTGCATATCCTGCAAACCCCTAGGGTGTTCTGAGCGTTCTCTAACATTCTGAACAAAGCTTTTACCATCAAACTGATTGGCTATCCGATTAAAAACTACACTTGCCAGAGTCGTCTTCCCCACACCACCCAGACCGGTGATTCCTATCATCCGAACGTCATCAAAGCCAACTTGTAAACTTAAAAGTAATTTCTCCACCCGGGCCGTCATGCCTACTAAGTTTTCATTAACACTGAAATTGGCAAAATATGGCTTTTGTGCAATGGCGTGAACAATTTTCTCGATGAACTGAACTTCATGCCTGTGTGTTGAAGGAGATTCAATAAAGTTACTCAGAATCTCACATGACAGGTTAATTTCAATTGTATATATGacttatatataatcatacatGAATTAGTAAACTAACCATTGATAACATAATGATATATTGTTAGTAACTACAGATTAAGAACCAACCATCAATAGATGGATTTGTACTTGGGAAACTCGAGATTTATAGGTCTTGGTTCAAATCCTAatgtgagcaaaatgctctcGAGACTAAAGACATGGTTTTCCTAGAACGGGTTCCCTGACATTTGAGTTGCGTATATGAAAAGGGAATTGCAATGAACCCAAACTTTCCATTCAAATAAAACTATAGATTTAAAATTgagaaacataaaaatatatagaacatGTACTGAGAAAAGAGAGAATACCCATCACCAGTCTTGGTCAACTCCCACCCTTCCAGAGTCGCTGCTTTTTCCATAGCAGCTCTCCATCTCCCAGCAGCCTCATTCTCTAAGTGTTTTGCGAATGCTTTTTCAACTGGCCCCTTTTGTTCGCGGACTTCGCTGGGTGCCACGTGATAGAAGATCGGGTAAAAAGTTGGGTCCCCCGGTTTCTGGCACTTTAGGATCTCTACGAGCTCGTTTAAGCACCAATAAGAATCTGCATATCTCTGGGAGAAAATAACGATGTGAAACTTGGAAGCTTTAATGGCTTTGGGGAGCTCGTCACCGATCTTTTGTCCGACCTCGATGTCTTTatcatctttaaaaacaataatgCCTCTTTTCCGAAGAGCATGGTAAAGATGATCAACAAAACTGGTACGTAAGTCTTTACccctaaaacttataaaaacgtCATATGTGTAACTCTTTTCAACCGATGTCATACTTGTTGAAGCCGATGCCATTGGAAATTTCTGTTTGTGTGAATCTTTCAGTACTACTGAGAGGCTGAATCAGGACAAAGGAAAAAGAGGATAATCTCAATTTAAAATCTA
Coding sequences within:
- the LOC122592559 gene encoding disease resistance protein RPV1-like codes for the protein MWVMFSNGSYSLSVVLKDSHKQKFPMASASTSMTSVEKSYTYDVFISFRGKDLRTSFVDHLYHALRKRGIIVFKDDKDIEVGQKIGDELPKAIKASKFHIVIFSQRYADSYWCLNELVEILKCQKPGDPTFYPIFYHVAPSEVREQKGPVEKAFAKHLENEAAGRWRAAMEKAATLEGWELTKTGDGHEVQFIEKIVHAIAQKPYFANFSVNENLVGMTARVEKLLLSLQVGFDDVRMIGITGLGGVGKTTLASVVFNRIANQFDGKSFVQNVRERSEHPRGLQDMQKQVLTSVFCDQSIDVPSDVEGRILMKRRMPSINVLVVLDDVNDVRQLKALAEPSWFRPGSRIIITSRDRQVLVAHGVESHNIHDVSTLSDEDAIRLLSRYAFNTECPAQGYEELSKAVIRYAAGLPLTIETLSSSLRARPTNEWEDAIKRLETIPWDDTLNKLKISYDALEKDLKEIFLHVACLLKGRRKKRAIRILESLGFHAEFGIGVLEQKSLITLRDDPYNYHPYDKKVLDMHDHIEEMGMHIVRSMHPEPEQRKLQWIKDEIENIIKEDMVRFKLIL